Genomic segment of Brachyspira suanatina:
TGAAGTCTTGGCTTAAATCACCGGGTCATAGAGCAAATATACTTCAGAAAAATTTCGGTAAAATAGGTGTTGGTGTATTTGAATATAATGGCAGATTATATTGGGTGCAGGTATTTACCGATTAATAAGTTTATAATTTATAGAAAATAAATTTTATATAATCTTTTTAATAAAATACAAAAGGTTAATTATAATATAGTATTAATAAAACTGAAAATATTATTTATGTTAAAAACATGACCGCCAAAGTATTAATTAAATTTATGAATTTCCTAAACGCACGGTGAATATATTTTTATATATTATTTTCATTGCATTTATAATCAAATTAATATTTTTAATATTACTCTGCGTGCGGTTAATTAGATAAAAAATTTAAATAAAACTTGGGCGGGTACTGTAATTTCTAATTAAGCTATAAAGATAATTAATATTAAAATTCAAAAATAAAGCAGCAAACTTTAAAGGGTGGGGTATGTAATTAATTTTCATAAATTTATTACTGTGCATTTAATTGTTTTTCATAATTGTATTTTAATATTTCATAAAATATCTTGCAGGTTTTGCTATTTATCTTATATCTATTTGTATCATTTTCTGTAACATATTCTAAATAAACATTTCCATTATAAAAAAATTCTATAAGCTTATCTATACTATTGATATTGTTAAAACCTATAAAAACTAAACTATTTTCTGCATAAATTAAATTAATCTTAGGAATTACAAAAGTATCGACTTCATTATTAAATTGTACTTCTTTTAAACCTTCTAATTGTTTATCAAATCTAATTATAGTTTGTATAACAAATAAATTCTCTTCTATTTTTAGAGTTTTAAAAGATAATGTATTAAATTTTTTCATATTAAATACATAACTGTTTGATTTTTTATCATAACTAAAATATTTTTTTAAAAAATTTTCATCGGCATGAAAACTAATAGAATATCCAGCAAAAACAAAGCTAAAAATTAAAATAAAAATTAATAATATTTTTTTCATGATAAAAACCCTAAATATGATTATTTAATTATAGTTTATTATTAGGAAAATACAATTAAATAAGTTTTTTAATGTATTTTAAATCCCGCCCTTTTAAATTTATAGTTTTAATTTCAATTAAAAATTTTATTTATGTTAGAAGCTAAATAAGAAAAAGCACACCCACCCAAGCGTTATTTAAATTTATAATGCATATACCGCACGGTAAATGCATTTAAATATATTATTTAAATTGAATTGATAATGAAATTTATATTTTTAGCTTTGCCCACCGTGCGTTAAAAATCATGCAATAAAAAAACAAGAGTACCATTTTTCAACAGCACCCTTGTTTTATATTTTTTATTAATTAAAAATAATAAATTTATTTTCCGTTTGATTTAAGCCACTCTTCGTTTATCTTTATTACTTCTAAAACAGCATTCTCGCTAGGACTTCCAATCATTGTCTTGTTGGAAACCTGAGCCTCTGGAGTTATACAAGCATAAATATCATCTTCAAATAAATCGGACTCTTTTTTATATTCTTCTATAGAAAGAGTAGAAAGATTTTTGTTATTGTTTATTGAATATACTACAAGACGTCCAGAAACAGCATGTGCATCTCTAAAAGGTATACCCTTCCTTACAAGATAATCAGCAACCTCAGTAGCATTCAAAAATCCTTCATTAACAGAATTAAGCATATTATCTTTATTAACTTTCATTGTTTTTAATACATTAGGAAGTATTGATAAACAATTCTTAACATTCTCTAAAGAATCAAATATACCCTCTTTGTCCTCCTGCATATCTTTATTGTATGCTAAAGGTAAAGACTTCATAACTGTCAATATAGAAAATAAATTTCCGTAAACCCTTCCTGTCTTTCCGCGAATAAGTTCAAGTATATCCGGATTCTTCTTTTGAGGCATTAAACTTGAACCTGTTGTAAACTCATCATCAAATTCTACAAATTTGAATTCTGAAGTAGAATATAATATCAGCTCCTCAGAAAAACGGCTTAAATGCATCATTATTATTGATAAAGCAGATTCCACCTCAATAACAAAATCCCTGTCAGATACTGCATCTAAAGAATTAAGCATAACATTCTTGAAATTGAGAGTTTCAGCAGTTTTTTTGTTGTCTATCTTGTAAGTAGAACAAGCCAAAGCACCTGCTCCTAAAGGCATAACATCTATTCTCTTGTAGGCATCAGTTAATCTGTCAAAATCTCTTTTGAACATCTCTACATAAGCACCTAAATAATGTGCAAATGTTATAACCTGTGCCCTTTGAAGATGTGTATATCCGCTCATATAGGTTTTTGTATGCTCTTTTTGAATGCTTACCAATGTAGAAATTAAATCTAGTATTAAAGATTTCATATTTTCTACTTTGTTTTTTAAATGCATTCTCAAATCAAGT
This window contains:
- the argH gene encoding argininosuccinate lyase, coding for MKEKLWGGRFSKELNKEANDFNSSLSFDCKMYKEDILGSIAHAKMLGECSIIPLDESVTIINGLKQILDDIENNKLQFDFELEDIHTQVERWLIDRVGEVGKKVHTGRSRNDQVALDLRMHLKNKVENMKSLILDLISTLVSIQKEHTKTYMSGYTHLQRAQVITFAHYLGAYVEMFKRDFDRLTDAYKRIDVMPLGAGALACSTYKIDNKKTAETLNFKNVMLNSLDAVSDRDFVIEVESALSIIMMHLSRFSEELILYSTSEFKFVEFDDEFTTGSSLMPQKKNPDILELIRGKTGRVYGNLFSILTVMKSLPLAYNKDMQEDKEGIFDSLENVKNCLSILPNVLKTMKVNKDNMLNSVNEGFLNATEVADYLVRKGIPFRDAHAVSGRLVVYSINNNKNLSTLSIEEYKKESDLFEDDIYACITPEAQVSNKTMIGSPSENAVLEVIKINEEWLKSNGK